The following proteins come from a genomic window of Musa acuminata AAA Group cultivar baxijiao chromosome BXJ1-7, Cavendish_Baxijiao_AAA, whole genome shotgun sequence:
- the LOC135678949 gene encoding probable LRR receptor-like serine/threonine-protein kinase At1g56140 isoform X2, producing the protein MIVPKSKEEHQRRRLFKQHGMTQAHLKKKSPTPSKLLITPLWPSKRRKVDALDVVGRIPDELQNLTYLTNLHLVRNYLTGPLPAFIGTLTGLQYLSVGTNALSGGIPKELGKLTNLLSLSIATNNFSGPLPLELGNLTKLQQLYVSSCGASGEFPSTISGLQNLKTLWLSNNNFTGKIPDFSRTNITVLRMQGNSFEGPIPSGLSRMTNIIDLRISDIQKGSSSLAFISNLTSLSTLILRNCKISDIIPSNFSQYTSFQKLDLSFNNLTGQLPQSLFNLNLLSHLFLGNNNLSGSLPANKSVTLLNIDLSYNQLAGSFPSWASQQNLKLNLVANNFIIGSSNSSVLPSGLNCLQRDISCNRGAPIYSSFAIKCGSNKTITASDGTLYEIDNQILTTASYYVTETNKWAVSTVGSFSDASNADYILYSLSQFTNTLESELYQTARISPSSLRYYGLGLQNGNYTVKLHFAETQILDPPTWKSNGRRIFDIYIQGNLREKDFDIRKEAGEKSLAAVIKEYVAPVTDNFLEIHFFWAGKGTCCVPTQGYYGGSVSAISVYPYDFTPTVSNKPPSTTSTSKKKTSIIAGTTAGVVALGLLLIFGILIYWHKKRLNKEEDDEFIEMIARPDTFTYSELKTATEDFNSANKLGEGGFGPVYMGKLFDGRTVAVKQLSAASNQGKRQFMTEIAIISAVQHRNLVKLYGCCVEGGKRLVVYEYLENKSLDQAIFGKNNLHLDWPIRFEICLGIARALAYLHEESRVRIVHRDVKASNILLDANLNPKISDFGLAKLYDDNKTHISTRVAGTIGYLAPEYAMRGHLTEKADVFAFGVVALEVLSGRSNADQTLKNEKVYLLEWAWNLREKQCELELVDPKLLTFDEAQAIRVINVALLCTQASPMLRPSMSRIVAMLTGDIEVSEVKSRPGYLTDWQYNDLSSNFASCGLSEPVISGSQNERFSTVSSTSMVHNIGSSASPTLPMLEVIGDGR; encoded by the exons GAAAGTGGACGCACTAGATGTGGTGGGCAGAATCCCGGACGAGCTGCAAAATTTGACGTACCTTACCAACTT GCATTTGGTTCGAAACTATTTGACGGGTCCCTTGCCTGCATTCATTGGGACCTTGACCGGCCTTCAATACTT GTCAGTGGGTACTAATGCACTTTCAGGAGGCATACCAAAGGAACTCGGCAAGCTCACCAACCTTCTCTCCCT GAGTATTGCTACAAATAACTTCAGTGGCCCGCTCCCTCTTGAGCTTGGCAACCTGACTAAATTGCAGCAATT GTATGTGAGTAGCTGTGGGGCAAGTGGTGAGTTCCCATCAACCATATCAGGACTCCAAAATTTGAAGACCTT GTGGCTAAGTAACAATAATTTCACTGGAAAAATACCAGACTTCAGCAGGACTAATATAACCGTATT GAGaatgcaaggaaactctttcgaaGGGCCAATCCCATCAGGTCTTTCCAGGATGACCAATATCATAGACTT AAGGATAAGTGACATACAAAAGGGGAGCTCATCGTTAGCTTTTATTAGTAATCTGACATCATTAAGCACCTT GATCTTAAGGAATTGCAAGATATCAGATATTATTCCCTCAAACTTTTCACAATACACCAGTTTTCAGAAACT GGATTTGAGCTTCAACAATCTTACAGGACAACTTCCTCAGTCTCTCTTCAATTTGAACTTGCTTAGTCACTT ATTCCTTGGAAATAATAATCTATCTGGTAGCTTGCCCGCTAACAAGAGCGTGACACTTCTTAACAT AGATCTATCTTATAATCAACTGGCAGGAAGTTTTCCTTCTTGGGCTAGCCAACAAAATCTGAAACT GAACTTGGTGGCCAACAACTTCATAATTGGAAGTTCTAACAGCAG TGTTTTGCCTTCAGGATTGAATTGTCTCCAACGAGATATATCGTGCAATCGTGGGGCACCAATTT ATTCTTCATTTGCAATAAAGTGTGGTAGTAATAAAACTATAACAGCTTCCGATGGAACTTTGTATGAAATTGACAACCAGATTCTAACTACTGCTTCTTATTATGTGACTGAGACAAACAAGTGGGCAGTTAGTACTGTTGGAAGCTTTTCAGATGCCTCAAATGCTGACTATATTCTATACAGTTTATCCCAATTCACAAATACTCTAGAATCAGAGTTATATCAGACTGCAAGGATATCTCCCTCATCACTGAGATACTATGGGCTCGGGCTTCAGAATGGAAATTATACTGTTAAGTTGCATTTTGCTGAGACACAGATACTTGATCCACCTACTTGGAAAAGTAATGGAAGAagaatttttgatatttatattcaG GGAAATCTTAGAGAGAAGGATTTTGATATAAGAAAGGAAGCCGGAGAGAAATCCCTTGCAGCTGTCATCAAGGAGTATGTAGCTCCAGTAACAGACAACTTCCTTGAAATTCATTTCTTTTGGGCTGGAAAGGGTACTTGCTGTGTGCCTACTCAAGGTTATTATGGAGGATCCGTTTCAGCCATTAGTGTATATCCTTATG ATTTCACTCCAACTGTTAGTAATAAGCCACCATCTACTACGTCAACAAGTAAGAAGAAGACAAGTATTATTGCAGGCACAACAGCTGGTGTTGTAGCTTTAGGTCTACTCTTAATATTTGGGATTTTGATATATTGGCACAAGAAAAGACTCAACAAGGAGGAGGATGATG AATTTATAGAAATGATTGCTAGGCCAGACACTTTCACGTACTCTGAACTGAAAACTGCGACTGAAGACTTTAACTCTGCCAATAAGCTAGGAGAGGGAGGATTTGGTCCTGTATATATG GGTAAACTTTTTGATGGAAGGACTGTGGCCGTGAAGCAACTTTCAGCAGCATCCAATCAGGGAAAGCGTCAGTTCATGACAGAAATTGCAATTATATCTGCTGTTCAGCATAGAAATCTGGTGAAACTATATGGTTGTTGTGTTGAGGGAGGCAAGCGACTTGTGGTCTACGAGTACCTGGAAAACAAGAGCCTAGATCAGGCAATCTTTG GTAAGAACAATTTGCACCTTGATTGGCCCATTCGCTTTGAGATATGTTTGGGGATTGCAAGAGCTCTAGCGTATCTTCATGAGGAATCAAGAGTGCGAATCGTACACAGAGATGTCAAAGCTAGCAACATTCTCCTTGATGCCAATTTAAACCCTAAAATATCAGATTTCGGGCTGGCGAAGCTTTATGATGATAATAAAACACACATCAGCACTAGAGTTGCTGGTACAAT AGGATATCTTGCACCGGAATATGCCATGAGAGGGCATCTCACAGAAAAAGCTGATGTTTTTGCATTTGGAGTTGTAGCTCTGGAGGTTCTTTCTGGAAGGTCCAATGCAGATCAGACCCTTAAAAATGAGAAAGTTTATCTTCTTGAATGG GCCTGGAATCTACGCGAGAAACAGTGTGAACTGGAATTGGTGGACCCAAAATTATTAACATTTGATGAAGCACAAGCAATCCGCGTTATCAATGTAGCTTTGTTGTGCACCCAAGCCTCGCCAATGTTACGCCCATCGATGTCGAGAATTGTGGCCATGTTAACAGGGGATATTGAGGTAAGTGAAGTGAAGTCAAGACCTGGTTACCTGACGGATTGGCAATACAACGACTTGAGCAGCAACTTCGCCAGTTGTGGACTTTCTGAACCCGTCATCTCAGGATCTCAGAATGAGAGGTTCAGCACAGTATCAAGCACAAGCATGGTGCATAACATAGGAAGCTCAGCTTCACCCACACTACCGATGCTAGAAGTTATTGGTGATGGAAGGTAG